A window of the Vibrio fluvialis genome harbors these coding sequences:
- a CDS encoding DNA cytosine methyltransferase, with the protein MKNIVSVDLFCGAGGLTRGLLDSGIQVSAGLDIESSCKYAYESNNGTTFHCKDVTSLKAKELSGMYPEGDIKLLAGCAPCQPFSTYSQGRDVKKDKKWPLLYAFSRLIKDTQPDLVTMENVPDVTKHKVYHDFVKTLKKQGYNIWADTVYCPDYGVPQTRSRHVLLASKLGSISLIPKTHNPDEYITVRQALSEQQLPKIKAGSASKLDRLHKAAGLSELNMKRMKASRPGGSWKDWPKHLIAECHRKPSGQTYSSVYSRMSWDEPAPTMTTQFFGFGNGRFGHPKENRAISLREGAIFQTFPDWYKFTEDTKPIQTSVVGKMIGNAVPPRLGQVIGESFKKHIEELKL; encoded by the coding sequence ATGAAAAACATAGTTAGTGTAGATCTATTTTGCGGTGCGGGAGGATTAACTCGAGGGCTACTTGACTCTGGAATTCAGGTATCTGCTGGACTAGATATAGAAAGCAGTTGCAAATATGCATATGAGTCAAACAACGGAACGACTTTCCACTGTAAAGATGTAACATCTTTGAAAGCGAAAGAACTATCAGGTATGTATCCTGAAGGTGATATCAAGCTATTAGCTGGGTGTGCTCCGTGCCAACCTTTCTCCACATATTCTCAAGGACGAGATGTGAAAAAAGATAAGAAATGGCCTTTGCTCTATGCATTTTCAAGACTAATCAAAGACACCCAACCAGATCTCGTTACAATGGAGAATGTTCCTGATGTGACCAAACACAAGGTATACCATGACTTTGTTAAGACTTTGAAAAAGCAGGGCTATAATATTTGGGCTGATACTGTATATTGCCCGGATTATGGGGTTCCTCAAACTCGAAGTCGCCATGTTTTACTAGCGTCTAAGCTCGGCTCTATTTCATTAATTCCCAAGACTCACAACCCTGATGAATATATCACAGTGAGACAGGCTCTCTCAGAACAACAGCTGCCAAAAATAAAGGCAGGCTCAGCCTCCAAACTTGATCGCCTTCACAAAGCTGCGGGCCTATCAGAACTCAACATGAAGCGTATGAAAGCCTCTAGACCTGGAGGCTCCTGGAAAGATTGGCCGAAACACCTCATAGCAGAATGCCATAGAAAACCAAGCGGTCAAACATACTCCAGCGTTTATTCCAGAATGAGTTGGGATGAACCCGCCCCAACAATGACCACCCAATTTTTCGGATTTGGTAATGGCAGATTTGGACATCCAAAAGAAAACAGAGCAATATCGCTGCGAGAGGGTGCAATTTTCCAAACGTTCCCTGACTGGTACAAATTTACTGAAGATACTAAGCCAATTCAAACCAGCGTCGTAGGAAAAATGATCGGTAATGCCGTTCCTCCCAGGCTGGGACAAGTGATAGGTGAATCATTCAAAAAGCATATTGAAGAACTGAAACTTTAA
- a CDS encoding DnaJ domain-containing protein, with amino-acid sequence MNTILIITTLSFAVLNALLFLKLKKEHAEHNSLSEKLSLVQSQLEELQAKGIADISLAEVDYFKSQKDKLMFLLLEVDGKRRNQLLGITPDMYDDSQAAKKWYKSLSVQVHPDKNPGYKDAAKAFDKLNELYNMMTL; translated from the coding sequence ATGAACACTATCTTGATTATCACGACCCTAAGCTTTGCGGTCCTCAATGCTCTTTTGTTTCTTAAGCTAAAGAAAGAGCACGCAGAGCACAATTCGTTGTCCGAGAAGTTATCTTTAGTTCAGTCTCAATTGGAAGAGCTCCAAGCCAAAGGAATCGCCGACATCTCATTGGCTGAAGTTGATTACTTTAAATCACAGAAAGACAAGCTGATGTTCTTGTTGCTTGAGGTTGATGGCAAACGCCGTAATCAGCTTTTGGGCATTACTCCTGATATGTACGACGACAGCCAAGCAGCTAAAAAATGGTACAAGTCGTTGTCTGTGCAAGTGCACCCAGACAAAAACCCAGGTTACAAGGATGCTGCGAAAGCATTTGATAAACTCAATGAGCTTTATAATATGATGACGCTTTAA
- a CDS encoding nuclease-related domain-containing DEAD/DEAH box helicase, giving the protein MAVIYPPFLPEKCPSSEEKVRASLTNVDGITILHSVCWQSKRNNRQGDGEADFIVLIPKEGILILEVKGGDIEIENGTWYSTDRFQSKHRIKDPFVQVKDSKYALLNYLTHEDKKLKAIPIMHAVVFPDISVSQSLSMNSPKELIIDREDLNNIENVIERVTGHWGYNHKFPDSYLNDVCVLLAPTRYVQRLISDDIDETERGIIELTREQMKVLESLKRAKQAIIYGGAGTGKTVLAIEKARQLDKLKFKTLLICYNKLLKEKVSSLLASSTITVETYHSLTLKEAQKANLDIPNHLDSEWYESQAGQLFKHAANINKTNYDVIIIDEAQDFSYEWIISLRERLSQHGTFYIFADSHQDLYKRDWQEPEGVSPYELLQNCRNTTPIATTVAAIYQEKVIVSGLQGPTPQFVESNTIGESLDFVSTIVEHLISEKVDREHISVLSNTSQFIKDLKTQCVGEYVFSSYDKFGICAETIRRFKGLENHVVIVVIDDNETNETDDSIQSLCYVGMSRAKSALYLVSSKRVKDKLNWQ; this is encoded by the coding sequence ATGGCTGTTATTTACCCCCCTTTTTTACCCGAAAAATGCCCTTCCTCAGAAGAAAAGGTAAGAGCTTCACTTACGAATGTTGATGGCATTACGATCCTTCATTCAGTTTGCTGGCAATCAAAAAGGAACAACCGTCAAGGAGATGGAGAAGCTGACTTCATTGTCCTAATTCCGAAAGAAGGTATTCTAATACTTGAAGTTAAGGGGGGTGATATTGAAATTGAAAACGGGACTTGGTATTCAACTGATAGATTTCAATCAAAACACAGAATCAAAGATCCCTTTGTTCAAGTTAAAGACTCAAAGTATGCCTTACTTAACTACCTGACCCATGAAGACAAAAAGTTAAAAGCAATCCCTATAATGCATGCAGTTGTATTTCCAGATATTTCTGTCAGTCAATCGCTGTCGATGAACTCACCAAAAGAGTTAATCATAGATAGAGAAGATTTAAACAATATTGAAAACGTTATAGAAAGGGTTACTGGGCATTGGGGATATAATCACAAATTTCCAGACAGCTATTTAAACGACGTTTGCGTCCTATTAGCCCCTACACGATACGTCCAGAGGCTAATTTCAGACGATATAGACGAAACAGAAAGAGGCATCATCGAATTAACCCGCGAACAAATGAAAGTTTTGGAATCCTTGAAACGAGCGAAACAAGCTATCATTTATGGAGGTGCTGGCACTGGAAAGACGGTGTTAGCGATTGAAAAAGCAAGACAACTAGATAAATTAAAGTTTAAGACTTTATTAATTTGTTACAACAAGCTATTGAAAGAGAAAGTAAGTAGTTTATTAGCCAGCTCGACGATAACTGTAGAAACATATCATTCCCTTACCTTGAAAGAGGCGCAGAAAGCTAACCTGGATATACCAAATCATTTGGATTCTGAATGGTATGAATCTCAAGCTGGGCAATTATTCAAACACGCCGCGAATATTAATAAAACAAACTATGATGTGATTATTATTGATGAAGCACAGGACTTTTCTTATGAATGGATAATATCATTACGAGAACGCCTGTCACAGCACGGTACTTTCTACATATTCGCGGATTCTCACCAAGATTTATATAAGAGAGACTGGCAAGAACCAGAAGGGGTAAGCCCGTACGAATTACTCCAAAACTGCAGAAATACAACCCCAATAGCCACCACAGTAGCCGCCATCTACCAAGAAAAAGTGATTGTAAGCGGGTTGCAAGGACCTACTCCGCAGTTTGTTGAATCTAATACAATAGGTGAGTCTTTAGATTTTGTTTCAACAATTGTTGAGCACCTAATTTCGGAAAAAGTCGATCGAGAACACATAAGTGTTCTAAGCAACACAAGTCAATTTATAAAAGACCTCAAAACCCAGTGCGTTGGAGAGTACGTCTTTTCTAGCTATGATAAATTTGGCATTTGTGCGGAGACTATTCGTCGATTCAAAGGGTTAGAAAACCACGTAGTTATTGTTGTAATTGACGACAATGAAACTAATGAAACTGATGATTCAATACAATCACTATGTTACGTAGGCATGAGCCGCGCAAAGTCGGCTCTATACCTAGTTTCATCCAAAAGAGTAAAAGACAAACTCAATTGGCAATAA